A portion of the Corticium candelabrum chromosome 5, ooCorCand1.1, whole genome shotgun sequence genome contains these proteins:
- the LOC134179950 gene encoding tRNA wybutosine-synthesizing protein 5-like, producing the protein MAVDKSVLVYERVSRETFSEEICHKRLPAVLRGLDLGHATRRWTADYLKEKVGKRSVKLHVCPTERMDFVGKNFLYKTLPFDEFVTRASKSTQCEFFICKEEKYYLRSLGDDPRKDVADIRLQFPELAGDISIPQLFSQEKLFSSVFRISSAGIHLWTHYDIMDNLLIQVCGHKRITLFHPSDALYLYLCGDKSAVLNIDDPDLTAYPLFNQAVKHVCYLDPGDVLFIPALWFHNVVSLDFSVGVNVFWKQLDDKFYDPRDTYGNKDLLPAARAFQIGDRAVKALQELPDDYCDFFARQLVSRIQNKCYSKT; encoded by the exons ATGGCGGTCGACAAATCGGTTCTCGTTTACGAAAGAGTCAGTCGGGAAACTTTTTCTGAAGAAATATGCCACAAACGGTTGCCTGCTGTGCTAAGAGGCCTCGATTTAGGACACGCGACTCGACGTTGGACTGCAGACTATCTCAAAGAAAAAGTAGGGAAAAGAAGCGTAAAGCTGCACGTCTGCCCTACAGAACGAATGGACTTTGTTGGCAAAAACTTTTTGTACAA GACACTGCCGTTTGATGAGTTTGTGACCAGGGCTTCGAAATCAACTCAGTGtgaattttttatttgcaAA GAAGAAAAGTATTACCTCAGGTCATTAGGAGATGACCCCAGGAag GATGTTGCAGACATTAGACTACAGTTCCCAGAGCTTGCAGGAGATATTTCTATCCCACAATTGTTCTCACAAGAAAAACTGTTTTCATCAGTTTTTCGTATCAGCTCAGCAGGCATTCATCTGTGGACACATTATGAT aTAATGGATAACCTTCTTATTCAAGTGTGTGGACATAAGCGGATTACTTTATTTCATCCTAGTGATGCTCTGTATCTGTACCTGTGTGGTGACAAATCTGCTGTTTTGAATATTGATGATCCTGATTTAACAGCTTACCCTCTTTTTAATCAAGCTGTAAAACACGTGTGTTATCTCGATCCGGGAGATGTTTTGTTCATCCCAGCTTTGTGGTTTCATAATGTCGTATCATTGGACTTCAGTGTTGGTGTGAACGTGTTCTGGAAGCAACTGGACGATAAGTTCTACGACCCTAGGGATACATACGGTAATAAAGACTTACTACCTGCTGCTAGAGCTTTTCAGATTGGTGATCGGGCTGTAAAGGCATTACAAGAATTGCCTGATGATTACTGTGATTTCTTTGCTCGTCAGTTAGTATCACGTATTCAGAATAAATGCTACAGTAAAACATAG
- the LOC134179658 gene encoding sacsin-like — protein MNDQRYGLQDTERLLPDGIEFGQTEPPLCDFIKSILDKYPVGGQILKELIQNADDAGAKEVNFLLDSRSQAHGTSWTIPFGSFLQGPALYAQNDAAFTEEDWSGIRSLYRSVKREDPLKIGKFGIGFNCVYHLTDFPTITSGDTIGFLDPHKRLWPGESGKRYPLRITKIPELESQFAVLNVLGCNVSESESYNGTLFRFPLRQRGSNSEISSSVWDTDRVLDVVCKSFQEDAHLILLFLKSVEKISLYHWIPPNRKPHTIFSTELSHRTIREVRTKRGELLECARKLPRALQNFWVNQSSEKCFRAEVMCTYRGKAPATQSWMVLHRIDNTDSDVRQMAESLHLSPWVGLAIPVGQETKHAAHLGKIFCFLPLPPSDDDSSMSGLPVHVHGSFALADNRRSLSWPARDRKHDPKAQWNYLLLERVLPVAYASLIYICTGQAESKWDIRRHDVYNAWPVPRDVREHWKQKVLPELFSMLSRERILYTEAQGGTWIRAEDAVILSSSSHDSSEQIAKQIMISRNICVVVVPPNVEKCLSDPKYFLVKRLSPEFVRNNLRGDVCPFPYATPPTHQLKLLKYILQDKAYSELQDVKLLPMADGTMETFETRHSTASPVYVSSNECPLSLFPGLEKHFLKPSIDADLSAHLKSIEMISTTQIQLLSPNEVPKLIKKILPKNRSLTIESPLRSRTYSWLSELWKWLHRHPLNLVSFEDCHIVPCTPNNCLVKLARDQPVIFRRQRENDLELVDEVVESLQSLGCVVVQSNLYDLKLHPRITDYILLPCQVLSCLARLSDHDVVAQLPHKARQPLLLYLARVLQMYKPESEDEKDVLWRLPLFQLRNSREKCTTSIQQCSQIAPKLAHLPNSLPVKRKFIKYPGPEEKKVLTCIDRSRYSYLSFSHVIENVVLPDIPRRVYTIDETIQLVKYILSHQDLANDQIFKKLNTLKFVPVTSKRLKSPAEVFDSADPYVTELFSDKRMLSSDDELERLIRSSPVEFKNISSVTARELLSLAQDASKGDNQKSKGLMTMLANETWTDNKLKENLQPEYPDLASALSNIAWLPCLTKRPSGYPSSVPWKAVSQTSKPSETLYVPSGCSTAECCNLVGSQQVLLDMTLREETVQILKFAPLTYDTVLGHLKTAVHCWNAKNADKDDRKQFGEMMQAILNVLGTPKPRPESVLDQLKEWSSQGIAWIWLDTTHGLVQLSQLVLEANDWRLEDWRFSVSNFSHLKDCEPLFTDLGMKRTWSDSDLMFLLKDVREFHSTEPKARTQIRARRDLLLCLDVLKLLTKDNNKIPVSVQSEVYVPVDGPDDYLELAPVSAVIYSDATSPLDVGKHRKLTAKLIHRDVSHATACALGVRDATRRSLLHVGARSAQDAKLLESSTDIPGEAFGQTEKLTDRLNTILRDYPKGEEILKELLQNADDAGATLLHVIYDKREHGTSFVFSPEWTDLQGPALCVYNDRVFTDKDIEGIQNLGRGSKREDPTLTGQYGIGFNAVYHLTDCPSFVTDNKTLCVLDPHCRFMPGATPEKPGRLIHDVRKNVWSVSRYRDITHCYKNLPDVKLVNGTLFRFPLRTESMARWSEISKDPVQETDILLLFEQFKESAADMLLFLNHICSIKLSVVDEQGHVFDSFEVSAEIDLDARRQRSELAAAIAKWSPEEAQHKEASYSMTVKSSDKRSRRQWLVYQCIGSKSDGWSRESELALLPRAGIAAPLDEKLPAGKSRAYCFLPLPKSVQPSLPVYVNGHFALDSSRRSLWQDSREGEHVPLSSRQAWNNNLIQFVIAPAYCHFLLNATRSVTPQTVDSKSESMLKELNKRLDWFNHLLPRNVSSSNTYWQLLSRKVYNFILNQKLALFPYVGCSLPSDRPVLSPLKQDRPNPEKKRLTDFDKTRRRLVSTIRWLAIEPENWLGLQPSYFFPSTISNSDEERVDNYMLKTILLDIGIPIVASSASVRNSLQLVGQSVGARTIDPAVVLLFLRHHRSQEVNCKLNVERIVNTILRTVDSAVILLKYVVSKDKFRVDELEGAPLLLTADDCVREFASESPVYVSQYSSLLPNHQKLFVHPDIYDVLTQADDSIAKASVVRPFSLDQLVKCLPSSGIYGCNWECITSRYVEWLDSTVDRLPTKEWITTFWRYLASPERLQENAIELLKPWPVVPAQHGTLLVPASLLSSLFCFGSMYTPDHDADMVKILRQLGVKEIDVELMNAGCSSRVLNLRTKKPPARLHSLVKDHVAVLDNHVSVLKALSYLYLDGTSWPSMNVETAERILKYIDNAVTTLQKNKMLHLIKRLPLFETAEGKLSPVGDMTCYVMPQDIVLDGCKIWTKRRNHVFLKYKPRFESLYSQLQLKSNQTCQEVYIDCILPSFPKMTMDQRIKHLIYLADCPKHSWLDVRAKLQETRCFDFRGKVEPIGHFYDPMDNFFKSIFPKDYFPPPLPSCTDEDEDDWLQFLRSLGLKTVCPKNVLEELADRMERVALSWTDLDQANVENWSRQSQLLCRHIFSKIDEYRHSFKWLREKKFVACREISNSLCDLADPFYKRNTQQYATSFGDAIKPSPENEQLCWTSAAILPDYAVPPSSADADQALGLKLTPNVQSVLDHFHFVTQQVIERDKLDICTRTVEGVVCQVFEYLEKFFQDSRQHLYTYTSYRDGNTTKEMKIIVDALSDYFCIFLPSKQLFVKPQQVVIELKKEIPPYLFKFPPYLQMYKSFLLNLGVAERVTPASYAQVLRNIHDTSLDETGNTDTVIKEAVYGLFDSLSFLILPSTSTGLGIETCKTRPNELQTTDSEDQLIKSLSPLYLPDRAMHLQLSSDLVYLDRPEFEKHTEHTEFHFLLDLQTCHLPPLKERTICLLPPSLRPKLFSALVQEVLHPDCMHDDVQDPRLQKVEEKYSNLLSSTHFAQGFYSIFTNKHRTTQLPIPVQQGLAMLQKCLRVKCLDEIRTCLQHIDSGDVIENSERTINCFLDKHDDGATLYLSGNVFSSDGRIRCHVTVFLKQLAKQIEILLQTESLESELMVLLECDDPADIREVVESIDIAYIHEGNDKQDVPASDQNVTQQQVMLGAPVHCDHRDLLNQALDDTVLRPDNWVAYESREEHFVYAKIVHKDYDDSSSNGTTSLATRNSTLHTNYVIDIGKDETMTVSALDLYSFDDVEVQDLESHDQIFALRPSTASSQETEPFDYVQNQLEEAWRLPRKRTRRVVKRLYRQWYSRANDPHASQVIELINENVRLHDESGFTDLFLSSLRTSVPSRRFPRSGKLIPRSTPFPDKQKGEMFLKQATYDLRAAEILYEAAKTEPQLSAAVCFHCHEAVEKTLKGILHMKEGIDEERSKTHELDYFLHALHSHDELYEQALVVRGKPRDYYLGTRYPDHHRPCRVPGDWYSLGQAERVLQETQRLVPKIQSAIAGVRVTSM, from the exons ATGAATGATCAAAGATACGGTCTTCAAG ATACTGAAAGACTACTTCCAGATGGAATCGAGTTTGGACAGACCGAACCACCGCTGTGCGATTTCATCAAAAGTATTCTGGACAAGTATCCCGTCGGTGGACAGATTTTAAAA GAACTGATCCAAAATGCAGACGACGCTGGTGCAAAGGAAGTGAATTTCCTTCTTGACAGTAGAAGTCAGGCACATGGTACCTCTTGGACCATCCCGTTTGGCTCATTCCTTCAAGGTCCAGCGCTGTACGCTCAAAACGATGCCGCATTTACAGAGGAAGACTGGTCGGGTATTCGGTCTCTCTACCGCAGCGTGAAAAGAGAAGACCCTCTAAAAATTGGAAAATTTGGCATTGGATTCAATTGCGTGTACCACCTGACAG ATTTTCCCACAATCACTAGCGGTGACACGATTGGATTTCTAGATCCACACAAACGCTTATGGCCTGGAGAGAGCGGTAAGCGTTACCCTCTTCGGATAACAAAGATACCCGAACTAGAGTCTCAGTTTGCGGTACTAAATGTTCTTGGATGCAATGTCTCTGAATCAGAATCCTACAACGGAACTCTCTTCCGTTTTCCACTGAGACAGAGAGGTTCGAATTCGGAGATCAGTTCTAGTGTGTGGGATACAGACAGAGTACTGGATGTTGTATGCAAGTCTTTCCAAGAAGATGCTCATCtcattttgttatttttgaaGTCGGTAGAGAAGATATCGTTGTATCACTGGATACCACCTAACCGAAAACCCCACACCATCTTTTCAACGGAACTATCTCACCGAACAATACGTGAAGTGCGCACAAAGAGAGGTGAACTACTGGAATGCGCACGAAAACTTCCTCGAGCTCTGCAGAATTTCTGGGTGAATCAATCATCAGAGAAATGTTTCCGTGCGGAAGTAATGTGTACGTATCGAGGAAAGGCTCCAGCCACACAAAGTTGGATGGTGTTACACAGAATTGATAATACGGACAGCGATGTTCGACAAATGGCAGAGAGTTTGCATCTGTCACCGTGGGTTGGACTCGCTATCCCAGTCGGGCAAGAAACGAAGCATGCGGCACACCTTGGAAAAATATTTTGCTTTCTTCCGCTGCCCCCCAGCGATGACGATAGCAGTATGAGTGGATTGCCCGTCCATGTCCACGGCTCTTTTGCCCTAGCCGATAACCGCAGAAGTCTTAGTTGGCCTGCCAGAGACAGAAAACACGACCCTAAAGCGCAGTGGAATTATCTTCTCTTAGAACGTGTTCTTCCAGTCGCCTACGCCAGTCTGATTTACATTTGCACCGGTCAAGCAGAATCAAAGTGGGACATTCGTCGACACGACGTCTATAATGCCTGGCCCGTTCCAAGAGATGTCAGAGAGCATTGGAAGCAAAAGGTCCTGCCCGAGCTCTTTTCAATGCTCTCTCGTGAACGCATCTTGTATACAGAGGCACAAGGCGGAACGTGGATTCGAGCAGAGGACGCGGTCATATTGTCATCGTCGTCGCACGATTCATCGGAGCAGATTGCAAAGCAAATTATGATATCTAGAAACATTTGTGTCGTTGTTGTGCCGCCTAATGTTGAAAAATGTTTGTCAGACCCAAAATATTTTCTGGTAAAACGGCTCAGCCCGGAATTCGTGAGAAATAATCTGCGTGGCGACGTGTGCCCTTTTCCCTATGCAACCCCTCCTACCCATCAGCTCAAACTATTGAAGTATATCCTTCAGGATAAAGCGTATTCAGAGTTACAAGACGTGAAACTGCTGCCGATGGCTGATGGTACAATGGAGACGTTTGAAACAAGACATTCAACAGCCAGTCCTGTTTACGTCAGTTCTAATGAATGCCCGTTGTCTTTGTTTCCTGGTCTTGAGAAGCACTTCTTAAAGCCATCGATTGATGCCGACCTCTCTGCTCACCTGAAGAGTATCGAGATGATAagcacaacacaaatacaactcTTGTCACCTAACGAAGTTCCCAAATTGATTAAGAAAATTCTGCCTAAAAATAGATCTCTCACGATAGAGTCTCCACTGCGTTCTCGAACCTACAGCTGGCTGTCTGAGTTATGGAAATGGCTACATCGCCATCCCTTAAATCTTGTCTCTTTTGAAGACTGTCATATTGTTCCGTGTACTCCAAACAACTGCCTCGTAAAGCTGGCTCGAGACCAGCCTGTTATTTTCCGACGACAACGTGAAAATGACCTGGAGCTTGTAGATGAAGTGGTAGAGAGCCTTCAAAGCCTTGGATGTGTTGTTGTACAGAGTAACCTATACGACTTGAAACTCCATCCTAGGATTACCGACTACATTTTGCTGCCATGTCAGGTTTTGTCTTGCTTGGCAAGGTTGTCTGATCATGATGTCGTCGCACAATTGCCGCACAAAGCAAGACAACCTCTACTCCTCTACCTGGCTCGAGTGCTACAAATGTACAAACCCGAAAGTGAAGATGAGAAAGATGTTCTGTGGAGACTTCCATTGTTCCAACTCCGAAACAGTCGGGAGAAATGCACAACATCGATACAGCAATGTTCACAAATAGCTCCAAAACTAGCTCATCTACCGAACTCTTTGCCTGTCAAAAGGAAGTTTATTAAATATCCTGGACCAGAAGAAAAAAAGGTGCTCACATGTATTGACCGGTCACGTTACAGCTACTTATCCTTCAGTCATGTCATTGAGAACGTGGTGCTGCCTGACATCCCTAGGAGGGTGTATACCATTGACGAAACGATACAATTAGTGAAGTACATTCTAAGTCACCAAGACCTCGCCAATGATCAAATATTTAAGAAATTGAATACTTTGAAATTTGTTCCCGTCACATCAAAACGGTTGAAGTCACCTGCGGAAGTCTTTGATAGCGCTGATCCGTACGTTACTGAGCTGTTCAGTGACAAACGAATGTTATCTTCAGACGATGAACTTGAGAGACTGATTCGCTCTAGTCCTGTAGAGTTCAAAAACATATCTTCCGTGACGGCTCGTGAGCTTTTGTCACTTGCTCAAGACGCCAGTAAAGGAGATAATCAGAAATCAAAAGGCTTGATGACAATGCTAGCCAATGAGACGTGGACGGACAACAAACTGAAAGAGAATTTACAGCCAGAGTATCCAGATCTTGCAAGTGCTTTATCGAATATAGCTTGGTTACCGTGTCTTACCAAACGACCGTCCGGCTATCCGAGTTCGGTTCCTTGGAAAGCAGTTTCACAGACGAGTAAGCCGTCGGAAACACTCTATGTTCCTTCTGGTTGCTCTACTGCCGAATGTTGTAACTTGGTCGGCAGTCAGCAAGTCTTACTAGACATGACACTCAGAGAGGAAACAGTGCAAATTCTCAAATTTGCCCCGTTGACGTACGATACGGTTTTAGGACATCTAAAAACAGCAGTCCATTGCTGGAATGCCAAGAATGCAGATAAAGATGATAGGAAACAGTTTGGCGAGATGATGCAAGCAATACTAAATGTGTTAGGTACACCTAAACCTCGACCTGAGTCTGTGCTCGACCAACTGAAAGAATGGAGTTCACAAGGCATTGCTTGGATATGGTTAGACACCACACATGGATTAGTTCAGTTATCTCAACTGGTCTTGGAGGCTAATGATTGGAGATTGGAAGATTGGAGATTTTCAGTATCAAACTTTAGCCATCTCAAAGACTGTGAGCCACTGTTCACGGATCTTGGTATGAAAAGAACGTGGAGCGACTCAGATCTAATGTTCTTGCTGAAAGACGTGAGAGAGTTCCACTCCACCGAGCCCAAAGCTCGCACACAAATTCGAGCACGCCGAGACTTGCTTCTCTGTTTAGATGTCTTAAAATTGCTTACTAAGgacaacaacaaaattccAGTCTCTGTGCAAAGTGAAGTCTACGTACCAGTTGATGGACCTGATGACTACCTGGAACTAGCTCCAGTTTCTGCAGTAATCTACAGTGATGCTACAAGCCCCCTCGACGTAGGCAAACATCGCAAGCTGACAGCCAAGTTGATTCATCGTGACGTGTCACATGCTACCGCTTGTGCTTTAGGCGTACGCGACGCTACTCGTCGTTCGCTCCTTCATGTTGGTGCACGATCTGCGCAAGACGCCAAGTTGCTTGAGTCATCGACTGACATTCCTGGAGAAGCgtttggacagacagagaaactcACGGATAGGCTTAACACTATCTTGAGAGATTATCCAAAAGGCGAGGAGATTCTAAAGGAATTGCTGCAAAACGCAGACGACGCGGGAGCCACTTTACTACATGTCATATATGACAAGCGTGAGCACGGCACGTCCTTTGTGTTTAGCCCTGAATGGACAGATCTGCAAGGACCAGCCCTATGCGTTTACAATGATCGAGTTTTTACAGACAAGGACATCGAAGGCATTCAGAATTTGGGCAGAGGAAGCAAGCGCGAAGACCCCACCCTCACCGGTCAATATGGCATCGGATTTAATGCCGTCTACCATCTGACCGATTGCCCTTCGTTTGTGACCGACAACAAAACTCTCTGTGTTTTAGACCCACACTGTAGATTTATGCCTGGAGCTACGCCAGAGAAGCCAGGTCGACTGATACACGACGTAAGAAAGAACGTCTGGAGTGTCAGTCGATACCGCGACATCACACACTGCTACAAAAATTTGCCTGACGTAAAACTCGTAAACGGTACTTTATTTCGATTTCCTTTGCGAACAGAATCTATGGCTAGATGGTCTGAAATCAGTAAAGATCCCGTTCAGGAGACAGACATATTGCTTCTATTTGAGCAATTCAAAGAAAGTGCAGCGGACATGCTATTATTTCTAAACCACATTTGCTCAATAAAGTTGTCTGTCGTTGATGAACAAGGTCACGTTTTTGATTCGTTTGAAGTTTCTGCAGAAATTGACTTAGATGCTAGACGGCAGCGATCTGAGTTGGCGGCTGCTATTGCAAAATGGTCACCAGAAGAAGCACAGCACAAAGAAGCTTCTTATTCCATGACTGTTAAATCATCCGACAAAAGGAGTCGCCGGCAATGGCTCGTCTATCAGTGCATCGGTAGTAAGTCTGATGGTTGGTCTAGAGAAAGCGAACTGGCGCTTCTTCCAAGAGCAGGTATAGCTGCTCCACTTGACGAAAAACTACCTGCCGGTAAGAGTCGCGCCTATTGTTTCTTGCCATTGCCTAAATCTGTCCAACCAAGTTTACCTGTCTATGTCAATGGCCATTTTGCGTTAGACTCGTCTAGACGTTCTCTCTGGCAAGACTCACGGGAAGGAGAACATGTGCCACTTTCTTCTCGACAAGCATGGAATAACAACCTCATTCAGTTTGTAATCGCTCCTGCCTATTGCCATTTTCTATTAAACGCAACCAGGTCTGTTACACCGCAAACAGTAGACAGTAAATCCGAGAGTATGCTAAAAGAGTTAAACAAACGTCTCGACTGGTTCAACCATCTACTTCCTAGAAACGTTTCGTCTTCCAATACTTACTGGCAATTGTTGTCTCGTAAAGTCTACAACTTCATCCTAAATCAAAAATTGGCTTTATTTCCATACGTCGGTTGTTCTCTTCCATCAGACCGTCCTGTACTGAGTCCATTGAAGCAAGACCGACCGAACCCGGAAAAAAAGCGGTTGACCGACTTTGACAAGACAAGACGTCGACTAGTATCAACGATTCGTTGGCTAGCAATCGAGCCAGAGAATTGGTTGGGTCTTCAACCTTCTTACTTTTTTCCATCAACGATCAGCAATTCCGACGAAGAAAGAGTAGACAACTACATGCTGAAGACAATTTTGCTCGACATTGGCATTCCTATAGTTGCATCTTCCGCTTCCGTACGAAATAGTCTACAACTTGTTGGACAGTCTGTTGGAGCGCGGACAATTGATCCTGCAGTCGTACTACTGTTCTTGCGTCATCATCGTAGTCAGGAAGTCAATTGCAAACTGAATGTAGAACGAATCGTTAACACGATCCTCCGAACTGTAGACAGTGCAGTGATACTGTTGAAGTACGTTGTGTCTAAAGATAAGTTTCGAGTCGACGAGTTGGAGGGTGCACCACTCTTGCTGACTGCAGATGATTGTGTACGAGAATTCGCTTCAGAGTCACCCGTCTACGTATCGCAGTACAGTTCTCTGTTACCAAACCATCAGAAATTATTTGTACACCCAGATATTTACGACGTACTCACGCAAGCAGACGATTCCATCGCAAAAGCAAGTGTCGTTCGACCGTTCTCTCTTGACCAGCTAGTCAAGTGTTTGCCTTCTTCTGGGATCTACGGCTGCAATTGGGAATGTATCACTTCCCGGTACGTGGAATGGCTCGATTCGACGGTTGACCGATTGCCAACAAAGGAGTGGATAACGACGTTCTGGCGTTATTTGGCGTCGCCGGAAAGATTACAAGAAAATGCTATTGAATTACTAAAGCCTTGGCCTGTCGTTCCAGCGCAGCATGGTACTTTACTTGTTCCAGCTTCGTTGCTTAGTTCGCTCTTCTGCTTTGGCTCGATGTATACACCAGACCACGACGCAGACATGGTGAAAATACTTAGACAACTAGGAGTGAAGGAAATAGATGTAGAACTCATGAACGCAGGATGCAGCAGCCGTGTGTTAAATCTACGTACGAAAAAGCCACCTGCCAGACTACACTCGTTAGTAAAGGATCACGTTGCCGTACTCGACAATCACGTGTCTGTACTAAAAGCTCTCAGCTACCTCTATCTAGACGGGACGTCGTGGCCCTCCATGAATGTGGAGACAGCAGAACGAATATTGAAATACATCGACAATGCCGTTACGACTCTACAAAAGAACAAGATGTTACATCTCATCAAACGTCTTCCATTGTTTGAAACAGCCGAAGGTAAACTGTCGCCTGTTGGGGACATGACGTGCTACGTTATGCCGCAAGACATTGTCCTCGATGGATGCAAAATCTGGACCAAACGACGAAATCATGTCTTTCTAAAATACAAGCCTCGATTTGAATCATTGTACAGTCAATTGCAGCTCAAAAGCAACCAAACATGTCAGGAAGTCTATATTGACTGCATTTTACCTTCTTTTCCCAAAATGACAATGGATCAACGTATTAAGCATCTCATATATTTAGCTGATTGCCCGAAGCACTCCTGGCTCGATGTTAGAGCAAAGCTTCAAGAGACGAGATGTTTTGATTTTCGCGGCAAAGTAGAACCCATTGGGCATTTTTACGATCCGATGGATAATTTTTTCAAGTCGATCTTCCCCAAAGATTATTTTCCCCCTCCTCTGCCTTCTTGTACCGATGAGGACGAGGACGACTGGTTGCAGTTTCTTCGCAGTCTCGGTTTAAAGACTGTCTGCCCCAAGAATGTTCTCGAAGAGCTTGCTGATCGAATGGAAAGAGTCGCACTTTCATGGACTGACTTAGACCAAGCCAATGTGGAGAACTGGAGCCGACAGTCTCAATTACTGTGTCGACATATTTTCTCAAAGATTGATGAATACAGACACAGCTTCAAGTGGCTACGAGAGAAAAAGTTTGTTGCGTGTCGGGAAATCAGTAATTCCCTCTGCGACCTCGCAGATCCGTTCTACAAACGGAACACTCAGCAGTACGCAACAAGCTTCGGTGATGCTATCAAGCCGTCACCAGAAAACGAACAGCTTTGCTGGACCAGTGCAGCCATACTTCCTGATTATGCAGTTCCCCCCTCTTCTGCTGATGCCGACCAAGCTCTAGGATTGAAACTTACACCAAACGTTCAGTCTGTTCTCGATCATTTTCATTTCGTAACGCAACAAGTCATCGAAAGAGATAAGCTGGATATCTGTACACGCACCGTCGAGGGAGTAGTGTGCCAAGTCTTCGAATATCTAGAAAAGTTCTTCCAGGATAGTAGACAACACCTATATACGTATACATCATACAGAGACGGTAATACGACAAAGGAAATGAAGATTATTGTCGATGCACTGAGTGACTATTTCTGCATATTTCTTCCATCAAAACAACTTTTTGTCAAACCACAACAAGTGGTAATTgaattgaaaaaggaaatacCGCCTTATCTGTTCAAGTTTCCACCGTATCTACAAATGTACAAGTCCTTTCTCCTAAATCTCGGGGTTGCGGAAAGAGTGACGCCCGCTAGCTACGCTCAAGTTCTCCGAAACATACATGATACGAGTCTGGACGAAACCGGCAATACTGATACCGTTATCAAGGAAGCAGTTTACGGTCTATTTGACTCTCTGTCTTTCTTGATATTACCAAGCACGTCAACCGGTTTAGGCATAGAAACGTGTAAGACGCGCCCGAATGAGCTCCAAACGACAGACAGTGAGGATCAGTTGATAAAATCACTGTCGCCTTTGTACTTGCCTGATCGTGCCATGCACCTGCAACTGTCATCCGATTTGGTCTACTTGGACAGACCTGAATTCGAGAAACACACAGAGCATACCGaatttcattttttgttggATCTTCAAACATGCCATCTACCGCCACTGAAAGAGCGAACTATTTGCTTACTTCCTCCGAGTCTTAGACCGAAACTATTCAGTGCGCTGGTGCAAGAAGTATTACATCCTGATTGTATGCACGATGACGTGCAAGATCCACGGCTTCAAAAAGTAGAAGAAAAGTACAGCAATCTACTATCTTCCACTCATTTCGCTCAAGGCTTTTACAGTATTTTCACTAACAAGCATCGAACTACGCAATTACCCATCCCTGTACAGCAAGGCCTTGCCATGCTACAGAAATGTCTTCGTGTCAAATGTCTTGATGAGATTAGAACATGTTTGCAGCACATCGACTCTGGAGACGTGATCGAAAACAGTGAGAGAACCATCAACTGTTTCTTGGACAAACACGACGATGGTGCAACGCTCTACTTGTCCGGAAACGTCTTTTCTTCTGACGGACGAATTCGATGTCATGTGACCGTCTTTCTCAAGCAGTTGGCAAAGCAAATCGAGATACTATTACAAACAGAATCGCTCGAATCGGAGCTAATGGTTCTTCTGGAGTGTGACGATCCTGCTGATATTCGCGAAGTTGTTGAGAGTATCGACATTGCGTACATTCATGAAGGAAATGATAAACAAGACGTGCCCGCTTCCGATCAGAATGTTACACAACAGCAAGTGATGCTTGGAGCGCCAGTACACTGCGACCACCGAGATCTACTAAACCAGGCACTCGACGATACCGTCCTCCGTCCTGATAACTGGGTTGCGTACGAATCGAGAGAAGAACACTTTGTTTACGCAAAGATTGTGCATAAAGACTACGAtgacagcagcagcaacggcACTACTAGTTTGGCAACAAGAAACTCAACGTTACATACCAACTACGTCATTGATATCGGAAAAGACGAAACGATGACGGTGTCCGCATTAGATCTGTATTCGTTCGATGACGTTGAAGTCCAAGATTTAGAAAGTCATGATCAGATCTTTGCACTCCGTCCATCAACGGCATCTTCACAGGAAACCGAGCCCTTCGATTACGTTCAGAACCAGTTGGAAGAGGCGTGGAGACTGCCGCGTAAAAGAACGAGAAGAGTGGTCAAGAGGTTGTACCGTCAATGGTATAGTAGGGCAAACGACCCCCACGCTTCACAAGTCATTGAACTCATCAACGAAAATGTGAGACTACATGACGAATCTGGCTTCACTGATTTGTTTCTGTCTTCTCTGAGAACATCAGTTCCGTCTCGTCGTTTCCCCAGAAGTGGTAAACTTATTCCACGTTCAACTCCATTTCCTGACAAACAGAAGGGTGAGATGTTTCTAAAACAAGCCACGTACGACTTGAGAGCAGCGGAGATTCTCTACGAAGCAGCCAAGACGGAACCACAACTCTCTGCTGCCGTCTGCTTTCACTGCCACGAAGCAGTCGAGAAAACCCTCAAAGGGATTCTGCATATGAAGGAAGGCATTGACGAAGAGAGAAGTAAAACACACGAACTAGATTACTTCCTGCACGCTCTTCACTCTCATGACGAATTGTACGAACAAGCTCTCGTGGTAAGAGGAAAGCCAAGAGACTACTATTTGGGTACACGATATCCAGACCACCATCGACCATGTCGCGTCCCTGGAGACTGGTATTCATTAGGGCAGGCTGAAAGAGTGCTACAAGAAACGCAACGTCTCGTTCCCAAAATCCAATCTGCGATTGCAGGGGTACGGGTTACTTCAATGTGA